Proteins encoded in a region of the Caballeronia sp. M1242 genome:
- a CDS encoding ABC transporter substrate-binding protein, with protein sequence MKERFSTSARSTNRTLSTALGAICAAVFALTALPAAADPTVIGIANLGPHPSLEKTIDGFKQQMAKEGYVEGKNVSYVYSDANFTQALMPQMFSQIAAKHPALILTVTTSVSQVARSAVPDAKTPLVFTEVTDPVAAGLVPGWKQGGDRFTGSSDLQDFDAVLAFAKKAFPGVKSFGTLYNPGEANDVVTTRALEAAAQRAGLTFKAVSVDTVNDITQRAQLLKGVGFVYITGSNLVQSAIPAVAASMQRLKIPVLSSETESIKKGMATASYAVSLESVGANAAKLAGRVLKGEKTSALPPALPTQSDYVTQISKSQYQALGLTVPAAFEDCKCFVN encoded by the coding sequence CGACAGCACTGGGCGCGATCTGCGCCGCCGTGTTCGCCCTGACCGCGCTGCCGGCCGCGGCGGACCCGACCGTCATCGGCATTGCCAACCTCGGGCCGCACCCGTCGCTCGAAAAGACCATCGACGGCTTCAAGCAGCAGATGGCGAAGGAAGGCTATGTCGAAGGCAAGAACGTGAGCTATGTCTATAGCGACGCCAACTTCACACAGGCGCTGATGCCGCAGATGTTTTCGCAGATTGCCGCGAAGCATCCCGCGCTCATTCTGACGGTGACGACATCGGTATCGCAGGTGGCGCGCTCCGCGGTGCCCGATGCGAAGACGCCGCTCGTCTTCACTGAAGTCACGGATCCGGTCGCGGCGGGCCTCGTGCCGGGCTGGAAGCAGGGCGGCGATCGCTTCACGGGATCGTCGGATCTGCAGGATTTCGATGCCGTGCTCGCTTTCGCCAAGAAGGCGTTCCCCGGCGTGAAGTCGTTCGGCACGCTCTACAACCCCGGCGAAGCGAACGACGTTGTGACGACGAGGGCGCTCGAAGCCGCGGCGCAGCGCGCGGGACTCACGTTCAAGGCCGTCAGCGTCGATACGGTCAACGACATTACGCAGCGCGCGCAACTCTTGAAAGGCGTGGGCTTCGTGTACATCACCGGATCGAATCTAGTGCAGTCGGCCATCCCCGCCGTCGCGGCGAGCATGCAGCGCCTGAAGATTCCAGTCCTGAGCTCGGAGACCGAGTCCATCAAGAAGGGGATGGCGACCGCGTCGTATGCGGTGTCGCTGGAATCGGTCGGCGCGAATGCCGCGAAGCTTGCGGGCCGCGTGCTGAAGGGCGAGAAGACATCGGCGCTGCCGCCCGCATTGCCGACGCAATCGGACTACGTCACGCAGATCAGCAAGAGTCAATATCAGGCGCTGGGGTTGACGGTGCCCGCCGCTTTCGAGGATTGCAAATGCTTCGTCAACTGA
- a CDS encoding ABC transporter ATP-binding protein produces MLSAEKICKTFHPGTVDERIALSDVSLKLFAGDFAVVVGGNGAGKSTFLNLLAGEVTPDSGAIVIDGRDVTPLPTHKRARHIARVFQDPAVGTAAALSLEENLAVANRRGLKRSFGLGLTSALSKEFCDRMASFDLGLEKRLKTKASLLSGGQRQALSLLMAVLQRPQLLLLDEHTAALDPRTAAIVMRVTEQVVREQSLTTMMVTHNMQHAIDFGNRLIMMRDGRIVGDLSGDAKRAMTIEKLMAYFNEEPATALTVNA; encoded by the coding sequence ATGCTGTCGGCCGAGAAGATCTGCAAGACATTCCACCCGGGCACCGTGGATGAGCGCATCGCGTTGTCGGATGTATCGCTCAAGCTGTTCGCCGGCGACTTTGCTGTCGTCGTGGGTGGCAACGGCGCGGGCAAGTCCACGTTCCTCAATCTGCTCGCGGGCGAAGTCACGCCCGACAGCGGCGCGATCGTGATTGACGGGCGGGACGTGACGCCGCTGCCCACGCACAAGCGCGCGCGGCATATCGCGCGGGTGTTTCAGGACCCGGCGGTCGGGACCGCCGCGGCGCTGAGTCTCGAAGAGAATCTCGCGGTGGCGAACCGGCGCGGCCTCAAGCGATCGTTCGGGCTCGGACTCACGAGCGCGCTGTCGAAGGAATTCTGCGACCGCATGGCGTCGTTCGATCTCGGGCTGGAAAAGCGCCTGAAGACGAAGGCTTCGCTGCTGTCGGGCGGCCAGCGTCAGGCATTGTCGCTGTTGATGGCCGTGCTGCAGCGCCCCCAGCTGCTGCTGCTCGACGAACACACGGCCGCGCTCGATCCGCGCACGGCGGCCATCGTCATGCGTGTGACCGAGCAGGTCGTGCGCGAGCAGAGCCTCACGACGATGATGGTCACGCACAACATGCAGCACGCCATCGACTTTGGCAATCGCCTGATCATGATGCGCGACGGACGCATCGTCGGCGATTTGAGCGGCGACGCGAAGCGCGCGATGACCATCGAGAAGCTGATGGCCTACTTCAACGAGGAGCCGGCGACGGCCTTGACGGTGAACGCATGA
- a CDS encoding ABC transporter permease, translating to MNFLSGFVDLVPVGLMQGLTYALIAIAIMIPFRILNFADMTGEGAFPFGACVCAKLLMLGLNPVMALLGGALAGFLAGVVTGYIHEKAKVNTLLCGILVLSMLYSIDIRVMGQPNAALFAFPSVFSWLPGDGGGYLPRIAMLGVIDVAIATCVLWFLGTEHGLAMRAIGSSASMAKAQGINVKVYTLVGLGLANLFAAMGGAMLAQNQGFADVNMGFGVLVNGLAALLLGEAVIGNRSMTRQVIAPVIGSIIYFQLISVVLALGFQPSDLKLVTALFVLGTLLSMATRKKRGASKKKLEPMGAKV from the coding sequence ATGAACTTCCTGAGTGGTTTTGTCGATCTGGTCCCGGTCGGCCTGATGCAAGGGCTGACCTATGCGTTGATTGCGATTGCGATCATGATCCCGTTTCGCATCCTCAACTTCGCCGACATGACGGGCGAGGGCGCGTTTCCGTTCGGCGCGTGCGTGTGCGCGAAGCTGCTGATGCTTGGCCTCAATCCGGTGATGGCCCTGCTCGGCGGTGCGCTGGCAGGCTTTCTCGCGGGAGTCGTCACCGGCTATATCCACGAGAAGGCGAAGGTCAACACGCTTCTATGCGGCATTCTCGTCTTGTCGATGCTCTATTCGATCGATATCCGCGTGATGGGCCAGCCGAACGCCGCGCTGTTCGCGTTCCCCAGCGTGTTCTCGTGGCTTCCCGGCGATGGCGGCGGCTATCTGCCTCGTATCGCGATGCTCGGCGTGATCGACGTGGCGATCGCTACATGCGTATTGTGGTTCCTCGGCACGGAGCATGGACTTGCGATGCGCGCGATCGGATCGAGTGCGTCGATGGCGAAGGCGCAGGGCATCAACGTGAAGGTGTACACGCTCGTCGGGCTCGGCCTGGCGAATCTGTTTGCCGCGATGGGCGGTGCGATGCTCGCGCAGAACCAGGGGTTCGCCGATGTGAACATGGGCTTCGGCGTGCTCGTGAACGGACTCGCGGCGCTGCTGCTCGGCGAAGCGGTGATCGGCAATCGCTCGATGACGCGGCAGGTGATCGCACCGGTCATCGGCTCGATCATCTACTTCCAGTTGATCTCGGTCGTGCTCGCGCTCGGGTTCCAGCCGTCTGACCTCAAGCTCGTCACGGCGCTGTTCGTGCTTGGCACCTTGCTGTCGATGGCGACGCGCAAGAAGCGCGGCGCGTCGAAGAAAAAGCTGGAGCCGATGGGCGCGAAGGTTTGA
- a CDS encoding UbiX family flavin prenyltransferase has protein sequence MAQRPRRIVVAITGATGAVYGVRLLAALRERAVETHLVVSRAGWLTLHDEMALDRNAMRARADQWHEPNEIGATLASGSFQHDGMVIAPCSMKTLAAIAHGLDDNLVTRAADVTLKERRKLVLLARETPLTLAHLNNMTLVTQMGGVVMPPLPSFYAKPGSIDELVDYTVQRVIDQFGLNDDHAYARWQGLR, from the coding sequence ATGGCGCAACGCCCGCGCCGTATCGTCGTTGCGATCACGGGCGCGACGGGCGCCGTCTATGGCGTGCGTCTGCTTGCGGCGCTGCGCGAACGCGCGGTCGAAACGCATCTCGTCGTCTCGCGCGCCGGATGGCTTACGCTGCACGACGAGATGGCGCTCGATCGCAACGCGATGCGTGCGCGCGCCGACCAGTGGCACGAGCCGAACGAGATCGGCGCGACGCTTGCAAGCGGATCGTTCCAGCATGACGGCATGGTCATCGCGCCGTGCTCGATGAAGACGCTCGCGGCCATCGCGCACGGTCTCGACGACAACCTCGTCACGCGAGCAGCCGACGTTACGCTGAAGGAGCGGCGCAAGCTGGTGCTGCTCGCGCGTGAAACGCCGCTCACCCTCGCGCATCTGAACAACATGACGCTCGTGACGCAGATGGGCGGCGTCGTCATGCCGCCGCTGCCGTCGTTCTATGCGAAGCCCGGCAGCATCGACGAACTGGTCGATTACACGGTGCAGCGCGTGATCGACCAGTTCGGCCTCAACGACGATCACGCCTACGCACGCTGGCAAGGCTTGCGCTGA
- a CDS encoding UbiD family decarboxylase: protein MKHYLSRLRARGDLLTVTREVDPRFEAAAVARRLQRETTKPVLFENVRGSRLPVLLNLYSDHDRLREIIRCAPEETFCARLDREITLASTLDNPVEHVPMPSDWITGKLSDLPILTYHERDGAPYITSGIFLAKDPDTGVPNLSFHRSMVVSDDELRIRLGSSHDLAQYQLRAEARGEALEAAILIGAAPELFMSACVSLPPEGDELALAAAIRGGPLAMRRALTVELDVPVAAEIVIEGRILPNERRPEGPFGEFMGYYVEVGDNHVFEVTHVGWREGAVFHGLICGSDEDLRPLEAATAARIYKAISAQVRGVLDVTCKPTVMNTIIKIDKQYDGHAQHALLAALGSHLDYNKLCIVVDKDIDIYDMDEVIWAFLTRGRADTRTMVIENVPGFYRDAHKDHWGRLAIDATKPWGREAEFERKSIPGVDTLVLEDYLPQAGARALR from the coding sequence ATGAAACACTACCTTTCCCGGCTGCGCGCACGCGGCGACTTGCTGACCGTTACGCGCGAAGTCGATCCGCGCTTCGAAGCCGCCGCCGTCGCGCGACGCCTGCAGCGCGAAACCACGAAGCCCGTGCTCTTCGAGAACGTCCGCGGCAGCAGGCTGCCCGTGTTGCTCAACCTCTATAGCGATCACGACCGGCTGCGCGAAATCATCCGCTGCGCGCCGGAAGAAACGTTCTGCGCTCGTCTGGATCGCGAGATCACGCTTGCATCGACGCTCGACAACCCTGTGGAACATGTGCCGATGCCATCGGACTGGATCACCGGCAAGCTGTCCGACCTGCCGATCCTCACCTATCACGAACGCGACGGCGCGCCGTACATCACCTCTGGCATTTTCCTCGCGAAGGACCCGGACACTGGCGTGCCGAACCTCTCGTTTCATCGCTCGATGGTCGTTTCCGACGACGAACTGCGCATTCGCCTCGGCAGCAGTCACGACCTCGCGCAGTACCAGTTGCGAGCGGAAGCGCGCGGCGAGGCGCTCGAAGCCGCCATTCTGATCGGCGCGGCGCCCGAGCTGTTCATGAGCGCGTGCGTGTCGCTGCCGCCGGAAGGCGACGAACTCGCGCTCGCCGCGGCCATTCGCGGCGGCCCCCTCGCGATGCGCCGCGCGCTTACCGTCGAGCTCGACGTTCCGGTGGCCGCCGAGATCGTCATCGAAGGCCGCATCCTGCCGAACGAGCGGCGCCCCGAAGGTCCGTTCGGCGAATTCATGGGCTATTACGTCGAAGTCGGCGACAACCATGTGTTCGAAGTCACGCATGTCGGCTGGCGTGAAGGCGCGGTGTTTCATGGCCTCATTTGCGGGTCCGACGAAGACCTGCGACCGCTCGAAGCGGCAACGGCCGCACGCATCTACAAAGCGATATCGGCGCAAGTGCGCGGCGTGCTGGACGTCACGTGCAAGCCCACGGTGATGAATACGATCATCAAGATCGACAAGCAATACGACGGCCACGCGCAACACGCGCTGCTTGCCGCGCTCGGCTCGCATCTCGATTACAACAAGCTGTGCATCGTCGTCGACAAGGACATCGACATCTACGACATGGACGAAGTGATCTGGGCATTCCTCACACGCGGGCGCGCGGACACGCGCACGATGGTCATCGAGAATGTGCCGGGGTTCTATCGCGATGCCCACAAGGACCACTGGGGACGGCTCGCCATCGATGCGACGAAGCCCTGGGGTCGCGAAGCCGAGTTCGAACGCAAGTCGATTCCGGGCGTCGATACGCTCGTGCTCGAAGACTATCTGCCGCAAGCCGGCGCGCGGGCGTTGCGATGA
- a CDS encoding AraC family transcriptional regulator yields MTESHAGLFRNALAGRQARLTEAFYQLRVQPDCVSVPEFGLYGGTVTVPGGAEEGVWKMASIRDEIYLVVSDCNYAHSRSEKILPEGFVEFHFSIAGPASVDFSDTGHLHVNAPNLLVCSQGTDVQYQVTCGPGPWQSVGMYVTRRYFDRLVQALGGEADKIRAELASIDRDQIYNRQMPFSVDALQIAEQLLASPYKGARQLFYLEGKCNEILCACIEMWLTHLRDDSPGETLSARDLRLIEQAQRMIVADLRVAPTIPELARAVGTNASKLKRGFKFLYGMTIFEYGHRCRMNHALRLLVDERLPVGQVALATSYQHQTSFTAAFRDYFGFAPKDARRLASPSTQQRDAPEAARARSETGNADTADKR; encoded by the coding sequence ATGACCGAATCACACGCTGGACTTTTCAGAAACGCGCTCGCAGGCCGGCAGGCGCGCCTCACCGAAGCGTTCTATCAACTGCGCGTGCAGCCCGATTGCGTGAGCGTTCCGGAGTTCGGCTTATACGGCGGAACCGTCACGGTGCCGGGCGGTGCGGAAGAGGGCGTGTGGAAGATGGCGAGCATTCGCGACGAAATCTATCTCGTCGTATCGGACTGCAACTATGCGCATAGCCGCTCGGAGAAGATCCTTCCCGAAGGCTTCGTCGAGTTTCATTTCTCGATTGCAGGACCGGCGAGTGTCGACTTCTCCGATACGGGGCATCTGCATGTGAACGCGCCGAATCTGCTCGTGTGCAGTCAGGGCACGGACGTGCAGTATCAGGTGACGTGCGGGCCGGGGCCGTGGCAATCGGTCGGCATGTACGTGACGCGGCGCTACTTCGACCGCCTCGTGCAAGCGCTCGGCGGCGAGGCCGACAAGATTCGCGCGGAACTGGCATCGATCGATCGCGATCAGATCTACAACCGGCAGATGCCCTTCAGTGTCGACGCGCTGCAGATTGCCGAGCAATTGCTGGCATCGCCATATAAGGGTGCGCGTCAGCTCTTCTATCTCGAAGGCAAGTGCAACGAAATACTGTGCGCGTGCATCGAAATGTGGCTCACGCATCTGCGCGACGATTCTCCGGGCGAGACGCTTTCCGCACGCGATCTCCGGCTGATCGAACAGGCGCAGCGGATGATTGTTGCGGACTTGCGCGTCGCGCCGACGATTCCGGAGCTCGCGCGCGCCGTTGGAACGAACGCGTCGAAGCTGAAGCGCGGTTTTAAGTTTCTATATGGCATGACGATTTTCGAATACGGGCATCGATGCCGGATGAATCATGCATTGCGATTGCTCGTCGACGAGCGCTTGCCCGTTGGACAAGTCGCTCTTGCAACGAGTTATCAGCATCAGACGAGCTTCACGGCGGCGTTTCGCGACTACTTCGGCTTCGCGCCGAAAGACGCGCGGCGTCTCGCTAGCCCTTCCACGCAGCAGCGCGATGCACCGGAAGCCGCGCGTGCAAGAAGCGAAACCGGCAACGCGGATACCGCGGACAAGCGTTGA
- a CDS encoding aldehyde dehydrogenase family protein: MKSIKVRNPRTGEHDYEFNAASTDDVALVIAQARDAQRAWNALGLEHRTKALGEWAAQLEANGKQIVDALSVDTARRRISEEELGAVIHFIHGFCDAAPEVLATPFRKLDAHPDVVFKVTYSPYPVVGVISPWNFPLVLSFIDAIPALVAGAAVVIKPSEVTPRFVEPLKRSLDAVPALRGIVNLVQGAAETGAAIVAQSDAVVFTGSVPTGQKIAAAAAQAFIPAFLELGGKDAAVVLEGSDVKRAATSILRSALYNSGQVCYAIERVYAHDSLYDALVAELTRQAQTLKRSHAAGDGGHYGPMIFGQQASIIDAQLDDALAKGAKIVLGGRSETVNGAVWIDPTIVTDVTHEMTLMTDETFGPVVPVMRFSTADEAERLMNDSMFGLSGAVFGPDTHTAGDFATKMEAGGVSINDTELPRVMMFAGEKTAFKKSGMGGSRYGATSIMRYVRKRALLANEGPVPPLEKLAEV, translated from the coding sequence ATGAAGTCAATCAAGGTACGCAACCCCCGCACGGGCGAACACGACTACGAATTCAATGCGGCATCCACGGACGATGTCGCTCTCGTAATCGCGCAGGCACGCGACGCACAGCGCGCATGGAACGCGCTCGGACTCGAACATCGCACAAAGGCGCTCGGCGAATGGGCCGCGCAACTGGAGGCGAACGGCAAGCAGATCGTCGATGCGCTGTCCGTCGATACGGCGCGCCGCCGCATCTCCGAGGAAGAACTCGGCGCGGTCATTCACTTCATCCACGGCTTCTGCGATGCCGCGCCCGAAGTGCTCGCCACGCCGTTCCGCAAGCTCGACGCGCATCCCGATGTCGTATTCAAGGTGACGTATTCGCCGTACCCGGTGGTAGGCGTCATCAGCCCTTGGAATTTTCCGCTCGTGCTGTCCTTCATCGACGCGATTCCCGCTCTTGTCGCGGGTGCGGCCGTCGTCATCAAGCCGAGTGAAGTCACGCCGCGCTTCGTCGAACCGCTGAAGCGATCACTCGATGCGGTGCCGGCGCTCAGAGGCATCGTCAATCTCGTGCAGGGCGCGGCCGAAACGGGCGCGGCGATCGTCGCGCAATCGGATGCGGTCGTCTTCACCGGCAGCGTGCCGACGGGCCAGAAAATTGCGGCAGCGGCCGCGCAGGCCTTTATTCCCGCGTTCCTAGAACTCGGAGGCAAGGATGCGGCCGTCGTGCTCGAGGGATCGGACGTGAAGCGCGCAGCGACCAGCATCTTGCGCAGCGCGCTCTATAACTCGGGGCAGGTCTGCTATGCGATCGAACGCGTGTATGCGCACGATTCGCTTTACGATGCGCTCGTCGCCGAACTCACGAGGCAAGCGCAGACACTCAAGCGCAGTCACGCAGCGGGCGACGGCGGTCACTACGGCCCGATGATCTTCGGTCAGCAGGCGTCCATCATCGATGCGCAGCTCGATGATGCGCTCGCGAAGGGCGCAAAGATCGTGCTCGGCGGCAGGAGCGAGACGGTGAACGGCGCGGTGTGGATCGATCCGACCATCGTCACCGATGTGACGCACGAGATGACGCTGATGACGGACGAGACTTTCGGGCCTGTAGTGCCGGTGATGCGCTTCTCGACCGCGGACGAAGCCGAGCGCTTGATGAACGATTCGATGTTTGGGCTGAGCGGCGCAGTATTCGGCCCGGACACGCACACGGCCGGTGACTTTGCGACGAAGATGGAAGCGGGCGGCGTGAGCATCAACGATACGGAACTGCCGCGCGTAATGATGTTCGCCGGCGAAAAGACCGCGTTCAAAAAGTCGGGCATGGGCGGATCGCGCTATGGGGCGACGAGCATTATGCGCTACGTAAGAAAGCGTGCGCTGCTCGCCAACGAAGGTCCGGTGCCGCCGCTAGAGAAGCTGGCGGAGGTCTAA
- a CDS encoding O-methyltransferase, with protein sequence MPHEIPHSSGLSPIRDARVLEVIQRLNSSRRHPAREAFDGPSRYDAHAFAEYGFSIHPDQGDLIYLLCRAMSAKRVVDFATSIGMSALYFAAAMRDNGGGLVIGSELVEEKAAIARANLADAGLADFADIRVGDARETLRNVGGLVDFALIDGWPSPEGPSLARSVIEIVAPQLRVGGYVLNDNAEPDFIEYIRDPASGFISTTLPIKRGTELALKIA encoded by the coding sequence ATGCCACATGAAATACCGCACTCTAGCGGGCTCAGCCCAATTCGCGATGCCCGAGTGCTGGAGGTAATCCAGCGGCTGAACTCGTCACGCCGTCACCCGGCACGCGAAGCCTTCGACGGGCCGTCTCGATATGACGCGCACGCTTTCGCCGAGTACGGCTTCTCGATCCATCCCGATCAGGGCGACCTCATCTATTTGCTTTGCCGCGCGATGAGCGCGAAACGGGTCGTGGATTTCGCGACTTCGATCGGCATGTCGGCGCTCTATTTCGCCGCTGCAATGCGTGACAACGGTGGTGGCCTCGTGATCGGCTCAGAGCTGGTGGAGGAAAAGGCGGCAATCGCGCGTGCCAACCTCGCCGACGCCGGGCTCGCGGATTTTGCCGATATCCGAGTGGGCGACGCGCGAGAAACGCTGCGTAACGTTGGTGGTCTGGTGGATTTCGCGCTGATCGATGGCTGGCCATCTCCGGAGGGTCCTTCGCTTGCGCGCAGCGTGATCGAGATTGTCGCCCCGCAGCTTCGCGTTGGGGGCTATGTGTTGAACGACAATGCGGAACCAGACTTCATCGAATACATTCGTGACCCAGCGAGTGGTTTCATCTCGACCACGTTGCCGATCAAGCGCGGGACCGAACTCGCATTGAAGATTGCCTAG
- a CDS encoding TetR/AcrR family transcriptional regulator has protein sequence MVKDGNELDGRLSSTSARRPGRPRANESEERRRAILAAARQSFVELGFARTTTAEVAARAKVSKRAIYEAFTNRTELFAEVIRDCQHLIVDLPRPEDEELPLLDTLIRIFRLDLDDDAERAREAMLNLIVRESTLLPELSDYLYENGALRSREALIEWLLLESARGRISVDDPLVDAGMLMDMVFGALLPRRRSTEATDRMLRRDHIKKRLAIYLRGIGADPLSG, from the coding sequence ATGGTAAAAGACGGTAACGAACTTGATGGCAGGCTTTCTTCGACCTCGGCGCGACGACCGGGGCGACCGAGGGCGAATGAGTCCGAGGAACGCCGGCGCGCGATTCTCGCCGCAGCACGTCAGTCATTCGTCGAACTTGGCTTCGCCCGTACGACCACCGCCGAGGTAGCCGCCAGAGCGAAAGTATCCAAGCGCGCGATCTACGAGGCTTTCACAAACCGGACGGAGCTTTTCGCCGAAGTGATCCGCGATTGTCAGCACCTCATTGTCGACCTGCCGAGACCTGAAGACGAGGAACTGCCCCTTCTTGATACGCTCATTCGGATTTTTCGGCTCGACCTCGACGACGATGCAGAAAGGGCGCGGGAGGCGATGCTCAACTTGATCGTTAGGGAGAGCACCTTACTGCCGGAACTGTCCGACTATCTCTATGAGAACGGAGCGCTGCGCTCTCGCGAGGCACTTATCGAATGGCTTCTGCTTGAGTCGGCACGCGGCCGGATATCAGTCGACGACCCATTAGTCGATGCGGGCATGCTAATGGACATGGTATTCGGAGCGCTGTTACCGCGACGCAGGTCGACAGAGGCGACGGACCGGATGCTCAGGCGCGACCACATCAAAAAGCGGCTCGCTATCTACCTCCGCGGGATTGGTGCGGATCCGCTCAGCGGTTAA
- a CDS encoding TetR/AcrR family transcriptional regulator, which yields MKRTQSSQIDSGSTLSPAAEPAKRRRRKDARPGEIIDVALACFLEAGYEATRLDDVARRAGVAKGTVYLYFETKEHLFRAVVQQVTATNVRQLSETIRQYDGAFAEFVPLFLLRAATSIGNSLGPRIAALILRESERFPDLGRIWVEEVVAPMFDALQALVERSQMKGEVCEGEPRAHVFSLVGPMFAAILSRQVLAPLGFEPVDLATLAQQHARTVLAGLCPSSQTGSPARRRVGRRSLPAPETS from the coding sequence ATGAAACGCACTCAAAGCTCCCAAATCGATTCAGGATCGACATTGAGTCCCGCTGCCGAACCCGCTAAACGCCGGCGCCGCAAGGACGCGCGGCCAGGTGAGATCATCGACGTCGCGCTTGCCTGCTTCCTCGAGGCGGGTTACGAGGCAACTAGACTCGATGACGTGGCGCGCCGCGCTGGTGTCGCAAAGGGAACGGTCTACCTGTACTTCGAAACCAAGGAGCATTTGTTTCGCGCGGTCGTCCAGCAAGTGACGGCAACCAACGTCCGGCAACTAAGTGAAACGATCCGGCAGTACGACGGCGCATTCGCCGAGTTCGTGCCGCTGTTTCTTTTGCGCGCAGCGACGTCGATTGGAAACAGTCTCGGCCCACGCATCGCCGCACTGATCCTGAGGGAAAGCGAGCGCTTCCCGGACCTTGGACGAATTTGGGTGGAAGAGGTGGTGGCGCCGATGTTCGATGCTTTGCAGGCGCTGGTCGAGCGCTCGCAGATGAAAGGCGAAGTGTGCGAAGGCGAGCCGCGGGCCCATGTCTTTTCGCTCGTGGGCCCGATGTTCGCGGCAATCCTTTCACGGCAGGTGCTCGCGCCACTGGGGTTCGAGCCGGTGGACTTGGCTACACTGGCTCAACAACACGCCAGGACGGTACTTGCTGGTCTGTGTCCATCATCGCAAACGGGTTCGCCCGCTCGACGACGTGTTGGACGCCGGAGCTTACCGGCTCCGGAGACAAGCTAG
- a CDS encoding HlyD family secretion protein, with protein MRTALVAGGALALTALAGCSHQDAPSYQGYVEGEFVYLSSSQAGTLTQLAVTRGQTVGSGISVFTLESGSETAALNQARQQLASARAQLHDIQTGKRPVEIDVTKAQLAQASANARKAALQLTRDEAQFSAGGISRAQLDDSRANAESTAAQVRELSLQIDVARLPGRQQQISAQSAQVEAAQAAVAQAQWKLDQKQVTAPAQGRVYDTLFRVGEWVAAGSPVVQMLPPQNVKVRFFVPETVAGALQPGRALTIHCDGCAADVSAKITYVSNEAEYTPPVIYSNERRSKLVYLVEAHPAVADAEKLRPGQPVAVMLQ; from the coding sequence ATACGTACCGCGCTCGTCGCAGGAGGCGCGCTCGCTCTTACTGCGCTCGCCGGTTGTTCGCACCAGGATGCGCCTTCATATCAAGGCTACGTCGAAGGAGAATTCGTCTATCTGAGTTCGTCGCAGGCCGGCACGCTCACGCAGTTGGCAGTCACGCGCGGACAGACGGTAGGTTCGGGCATATCCGTGTTCACACTGGAGTCTGGAAGCGAAACTGCGGCATTGAACCAGGCGCGGCAGCAGCTCGCATCGGCGCGAGCACAGTTGCACGACATCCAGACGGGCAAGCGCCCGGTCGAAATAGACGTAACGAAAGCGCAACTCGCGCAAGCCAGCGCGAACGCGCGCAAGGCCGCGCTGCAACTCACGCGCGACGAGGCACAGTTCAGTGCAGGCGGCATTTCCAGAGCCCAACTTGACGATTCGCGTGCGAACGCCGAGTCGACCGCGGCTCAGGTTCGTGAGCTCTCTCTTCAGATCGACGTCGCCCGGCTACCCGGACGCCAACAGCAAATCAGTGCGCAGTCGGCGCAAGTCGAGGCCGCGCAGGCCGCCGTCGCCCAGGCGCAATGGAAGCTCGATCAGAAGCAGGTGACGGCTCCTGCCCAGGGCCGCGTGTACGACACGCTGTTCCGCGTCGGCGAATGGGTGGCGGCAGGTAGCCCGGTCGTCCAGATGCTGCCGCCGCAGAACGTCAAGGTGCGGTTCTTCGTTCCGGAAACAGTGGCGGGAGCGCTGCAGCCGGGCCGCGCGCTGACGATCCATTGCGACGGTTGTGCTGCCGATGTATCGGCAAAGATAACCTACGTGTCGAATGAGGCGGAGTACACCCCGCCGGTGATTTACAGCAACGAGCGCCGCTCGAAACTCGTCTACCTGGTCGAAGCGCATCCCGCCGTCGCCGATGCCGAAAAGCTTCGTCCGGGGCAGCCTGTCGCGGTGATGCTGCAATGA